Proteins encoded together in one Candidatus Eremiobacterota bacterium window:
- a CDS encoding PilT/PilU family type 4a pilus ATPase, whose product MASVDALLLHLVESKGSDLLIATGSPPVYRIYGKLFRLEMPDLAHSAVEGYLHELLPRDDLDRLTREQSLDFTYEIRDNRGFFRFRCNAYLQSLGLNIVFRFIPGTVPHLADLGLPEAVSRIMSHHQGLVLVTGPSGSGKTTTLAALVNLINESEPLHIVTIEDPIEFIHPEKKSLVTQRQVGTHVVSFPHALRAALREDPDVIMVGELRDQETIQQAITASETGHLVLGTLNTNSASQTIDRIIDSFPPEKQPLIRSLVSDSLRGIISQQLIHRADGNGMVPAVELLITTASLANLIREGKSFQIISVLQTGRSLGMQTMDFHLAELVAGNIVTIDEAMDHAFDRKILTECLRKAGVSIETAGEAVI is encoded by the coding sequence ATGGCATCCGTTGACGCTCTTCTCCTGCACCTTGTGGAATCAAAAGGCTCCGATCTGCTCATTGCCACGGGATCACCGCCGGTTTACAGGATTTACGGCAAGCTCTTCCGCCTGGAGATGCCGGACCTGGCCCACAGCGCCGTCGAGGGCTATCTCCACGAGCTTCTCCCCCGGGACGACCTTGACCGGCTCACAAGGGAGCAGAGCCTGGACTTTACCTACGAGATCCGAGATAACCGCGGCTTTTTCAGGTTCCGCTGCAACGCCTATCTCCAGAGCCTTGGCCTCAATATAGTCTTCAGGTTCATCCCGGGCACGGTGCCTCACCTGGCAGATCTGGGGCTCCCCGAGGCAGTATCCCGCATCATGAGCCACCACCAGGGTCTTGTCCTTGTCACCGGTCCTTCGGGAAGCGGCAAGACCACGACGCTCGCCGCCCTTGTGAACCTGATAAATGAGAGCGAGCCCCTTCATATCGTCACCATTGAGGACCCCATCGAGTTCATCCACCCCGAGAAGAAATCCCTTGTGACCCAGCGGCAGGTGGGCACCCATGTGGTCTCATTTCCCCACGCGCTGCGGGCCGCCCTGAGAGAGGATCCTGACGTCATCATGGTGGGAGAGCTCAGGGACCAGGAGACCATCCAGCAGGCCATCACGGCAAGCGAGACAGGGCATCTTGTGCTGGGTACCCTCAACACAAACAGCGCCTCCCAGACCATTGACCGCATCATAGATTCTTTTCCTCCCGAGAAGCAGCCCCTTATCAGGTCACTGGTCTCCGACTCACTCAGGGGCATCATTTCCCAGCAGCTCATCCACAGGGCCGACGGCAATGGGATGGTCCCCGCCGTCGAGCTGCTCATCACTACGGCATCGTTGGCAAACCTTATCAGGGAGGGAAAGTCGTTCCAGATCATCTCGGTGCTCCAGACCGGGCGCTCCCTGGGAATGCAGACGATGGACTTTCACCTGGCGGAGCTCGTAGCGGGAAATATTGTCACCATTGACGAGGCAATGGACCACGCTTTCGACAGGAAAATCCTGACTGAGTGCCTCAGGAAGGCCGGCGTGAGCATTGAAACAGCAGGGGAGGCCGTGATATGA
- a CDS encoding CFI-box-CTERM domain-containing protein — MPMNRTRNALLLAIVLLAALAFLAPPVRAGSGIATADSSGKSTVLNLTVYFEDTAADQAAWKDNFTKSHAKLWQATKGRLRFGTIRMGTASTIKERADIIIGNDGHAHVTQPDTRKNTSLGTPDTMMVYYRDRNDPSVTLHELGHYLFTLSDEYLSEIRGIVNGVETSIDDEDEEEAYCCVQEADPATSTVNPHHSCIMYTHEYPDIYYMFCAAEHLTEITITDFADLPVTPTKAWAITAQQSDHQKSCSAVIDEFFTFFGLPVDSTQDGSGTPPSFTFEDLKPEARVSLMIQDSLSAADLTKAKSFAVDAVRNLRLQSTGRDGDSVGVSTFDSAVHDLYGWVDLKTQAEVDAAVEKIEGITATTDAANLESALDQEITSIVGSGHPFSLKAIMLYTNGPGTVSDTLINKLRVNDVAVNVIALSDSNRENMEKLCEKTGGKYTYKGTAAAKSWLTRLLGRADDDTEESGGTMALDALGGYLITRFSGTLNPGSPISHSLPVDTLNSEVIINFSSAGGPLTLGLKDPSGNVISLSSPPSGCLVQQTDDQVQVRIEKPASGTWTATVDGTDKDAYILELGGQGAGMGESEIEAVTATFPQATLVGVRVGDGETITGCQVQAVVTHPNGTKVTITLYDDGNRIYHGDVKANDGIYCTYFTQYSGSGSYQVEFLLNNQTGQYTTTAINADLEAGDTPPGPTGPAPVFQRILFDSFEVKNVPAGGGTALIAPGSLKLKSATAGQVTLTWLDTNNGSAKTVIQKSVNSANNYVDIATVDAGQTQYTDTAAGKSGTLSYRVLAGNTYGNSLPGTHHYMDAAMAATALEASSYSTGYTAFGDSGAGSGGCFIATAAYGSYLDPHVGIMRKFRDGTLAKFAPGRQFIRFYYRTSPPVANYLAQHSWARVPVRLALTAVVLTLEHTLITAFFAVIAFIVVFILVRRRRLSPVKQNK, encoded by the coding sequence ATGCCCATGAACAGAACAAGGAATGCTCTTCTTCTCGCCATCGTGCTTTTGGCGGCACTGGCTTTCCTGGCGCCGCCCGTCAGGGCTGGCAGCGGGATTGCCACGGCCGACTCCAGCGGCAAGAGCACAGTGCTGAACCTCACCGTCTACTTCGAGGATACCGCGGCGGACCAGGCAGCATGGAAGGATAATTTCACCAAGTCCCATGCCAAGCTCTGGCAGGCCACCAAGGGCAGGCTGCGCTTCGGCACGATCCGCATGGGCACCGCGTCGACCATCAAGGAGCGCGCCGACATCATAATAGGGAATGACGGCCATGCCCATGTGACACAGCCGGACACCCGCAAAAACACCTCCCTGGGCACCCCCGATACCATGATGGTTTATTACAGGGACCGCAATGACCCCTCGGTGACCCTCCACGAGCTGGGCCATTATCTCTTCACCCTCTCGGACGAGTACCTGAGCGAGATCAGGGGGATTGTGAACGGCGTCGAAACATCCATCGATGACGAGGACGAGGAGGAGGCCTATTGCTGCGTCCAGGAGGCCGACCCCGCCACAAGCACCGTGAATCCTCATCATTCCTGCATCATGTACACCCACGAGTACCCGGATATCTATTATATGTTCTGCGCGGCAGAGCACCTTACAGAGATTACCATCACAGACTTCGCTGACCTGCCGGTGACGCCCACAAAGGCATGGGCCATTACGGCGCAGCAGAGCGATCACCAGAAGTCCTGCTCGGCGGTGATTGACGAGTTCTTCACATTCTTCGGCCTTCCCGTCGATTCCACCCAGGACGGCAGCGGCACCCCGCCGTCCTTCACCTTCGAGGACCTGAAGCCCGAAGCGCGGGTCAGCTTAATGATCCAGGACAGCCTCTCCGCCGCGGATCTCACAAAAGCCAAGAGCTTTGCCGTCGATGCGGTGAGAAACCTCCGCCTCCAGAGCACCGGCCGTGACGGCGACTCAGTGGGAGTCTCGACCTTCGACAGCGCAGTTCACGATCTCTATGGCTGGGTTGACCTCAAGACCCAGGCCGAAGTGGACGCCGCCGTGGAAAAAATCGAGGGCATCACTGCCACCACCGATGCGGCGAACCTGGAATCGGCGCTGGACCAGGAAATCACCTCAATTGTCGGGAGCGGCCATCCTTTCTCGCTGAAAGCCATCATGCTCTATACCAACGGCCCCGGCACGGTGAGCGACACCCTTATCAACAAGCTCCGCGTAAACGACGTGGCAGTCAACGTCATTGCCCTTTCAGACAGCAACAGGGAGAATATGGAGAAGCTCTGCGAGAAGACAGGCGGCAAATACACCTACAAGGGCACCGCTGCTGCCAAAAGCTGGCTGACAAGGCTTCTAGGAAGAGCCGACGACGACACCGAGGAATCAGGCGGCACGATGGCCCTTGACGCGCTGGGGGGGTACCTGATCACCCGTTTCTCGGGCACCCTCAACCCCGGAAGCCCCATAAGCCACTCTCTTCCCGTCGATACGCTGAACAGCGAGGTCATCATTAATTTCAGCAGCGCCGGCGGGCCCCTCACCTTGGGGCTCAAGGATCCCTCGGGGAACGTCATAAGCCTCAGCAGCCCTCCATCGGGCTGCCTTGTGCAGCAGACTGACGACCAGGTGCAGGTGCGCATAGAGAAGCCCGCCTCAGGGACATGGACTGCCACCGTCGATGGAACGGACAAGGATGCCTATATCCTCGAGCTTGGCGGCCAGGGTGCCGGTATGGGCGAGTCAGAGATAGAAGCCGTCACTGCCACTTTTCCCCAGGCCACCCTCGTTGGAGTCCGGGTAGGAGATGGCGAAACCATCACCGGGTGCCAGGTCCAGGCTGTCGTGACCCATCCGAACGGCACCAAGGTCACCATCACCCTCTATGATGACGGCAACAGGATCTACCACGGCGATGTGAAAGCCAACGACGGCATCTATTGCACCTACTTCACCCAGTATTCAGGCTCGGGGAGCTACCAGGTGGAATTTCTTCTCAACAACCAGACAGGACAGTATACGACAACAGCCATAAATGCCGACCTTGAGGCGGGCGATACGCCTCCAGGCCCTACAGGCCCCGCTCCCGTCTTCCAGCGCATCCTTTTTGACTCCTTCGAGGTGAAGAATGTTCCCGCCGGAGGGGGCACGGCCCTCATTGCCCCCGGCAGCCTGAAGCTCAAGAGCGCCACCGCAGGCCAGGTGACCCTCACGTGGCTCGATACAAACAATGGCAGCGCGAAGACTGTCATCCAGAAGAGCGTGAACAGCGCAAACAATTACGTGGACATCGCCACCGTCGATGCAGGCCAGACCCAGTACACCGACACGGCAGCAGGGAAGAGCGGCACCCTGTCTTACCGCGTGCTTGCCGGCAATACCTACGGGAACTCCTTGCCGGGGACCCACCACTACATGGACGCCGCGATGGCAGCTACCGCTCTCGAGGCTTCGTCATATAGCACCGGCTACACAGCTTTCGGGGACAGCGGCGCCGGCAGCGGGGGCTGTTTTATCGCCACCGCTGCCTACGGTTCATACCTCGATCCCCACGTCGGCATCATGAGAAAGTTCCGCGACGGGACACTGGCGAAATTCGCTCCCGGGAGGCAATTCATACGCTTCTATTACCGCACCTCCCCTCCTGTCGCCAATTACCTTGCCCAGCACTCATGGGCCCGCGTACCGGTGAGGCTGGCTCTCACTGCGGTTGTGCTCACTCTTGAGCATACGCTTATCACGGCGTTTTTTGCCGTCATTGCCTTTATTGTGGTATTTATCCTCGTAAGGCGACGCAGGCTTTCCCCGGTGAAACAGAACAAGTAA
- a CDS encoding type IV pilus twitching motility protein PilT: MSDQQGPLQALLRHACASKASDVHLEVGSVPRIRINGDMIRLNMPVLTQKQAEAYLMPLMDERLSSLLSETGNADFSYSVKGAACYRVNFLMQHYGLGAVFRVIPQAIPSFEELGLPGIIRNIALCRRGFILMTGATGSGKSTTLAAMIQYVNERRRAHIITIEDPVEFVYRSELCLIDQREIGRHATSFASAIRAALRESPDIILVGELRDYETISLAIKAAEMGVLVMGTLHTNNASKAVDRMIDAFPPREQDQVRTMLSQSLKAVIAQMLLKTADGKGRVPAVEILIAAAGLPNLIREGRASNITSFIQTGRGEGMQTMDHALIELARAGKIKPELALERAYDQEMVSRHISSQ, from the coding sequence ATGAGTGATCAGCAGGGACCGCTCCAGGCACTTCTTCGTCACGCCTGCGCCTCCAAAGCCTCGGATGTGCACCTGGAAGTGGGCTCTGTTCCCAGGATACGCATAAACGGCGACATGATAAGGCTGAATATGCCGGTCCTCACGCAGAAGCAGGCGGAGGCATACCTTATGCCCCTCATGGATGAGAGGCTCAGCAGTCTCCTCTCCGAGACCGGCAACGCAGACTTTTCTTATTCTGTCAAAGGAGCGGCGTGCTACAGGGTAAATTTTCTTATGCAGCACTATGGCCTTGGTGCCGTTTTCAGGGTGATCCCCCAGGCCATTCCTTCTTTTGAAGAGCTCGGACTCCCCGGTATCATCAGGAACATCGCCCTCTGCCGGAGGGGCTTCATCCTGATGACGGGGGCCACGGGGAGCGGGAAATCCACAACGCTTGCCGCAATGATACAGTATGTGAACGAGCGGCGCAGGGCCCACATCATCACCATTGAAGACCCCGTGGAGTTCGTATACCGGTCAGAGCTCTGCCTCATAGACCAGCGTGAGATCGGCCGCCACGCCACAAGCTTCGCCTCAGCAATCCGCGCGGCGCTCCGCGAGTCCCCCGACATCATACTGGTCGGTGAGCTCCGCGACTACGAGACAATCTCCCTTGCCATCAAGGCCGCCGAGATGGGTGTCCTTGTGATGGGGACCCTCCACACCAACAATGCATCAAAGGCAGTGGACAGGATGATTGACGCCTTTCCCCCCAGGGAGCAGGACCAGGTGCGCACCATGCTCTCCCAGTCGCTCAAGGCTGTTATCGCCCAGATGCTTCTCAAGACCGCCGATGGGAAAGGAAGGGTCCCCGCCGTGGAAATCCTCATCGCCGCCGCAGGCCTTCCCAACCTTATCAGGGAGGGCAGGGCAAGCAACATAACCTCCTTTATCCAGACAGGCAGGGGGGAAGGCATGCAGACCATGGACCATGCCCTGATAGAGCTTGCCAGGGCGGGGAAAATCAAACCGGAGCTTGCCCTGGAGCGGGCCTACGACCAGGAGATGGTTTCAAGGCACATCTCCTCGCAGTGA
- a CDS encoding type II secretion system F family protein produces MKTFSYVAKKEEGGEVRGSLKAHDLEEARISLEEKGFSIRKLIEVEGPPSQETAKIPPHHEGPRESAVSGADHHEIEHHPAKAQSAPQQPMKLRVSDAPAAQKTDTPQPMKLRVSDAPAAQKTDTPQPMKLRVSDAPAARKEDTPQPLKLRVSDAPAAHYEVKKADTLGMHQERPAAPETFKFKEEPRPHQEEPHPYQEDIPPLTPPRKAATHGYEPEKHQRRGAHFEEVAHLHHREMTRAHLEKEEAPEKAAPRGSQKGGFLARHMPFSMELVACYRELAAMYGSGITIARGLNLLAVQAQHPLVYEALTSCRDIIEKGGSLSLAFSQNNRVFPPLYGRLLHAAENSGSLQEMLNRIAEHAEKSYKMQMNIRSALAYPIFVLILCLALLIIGPAFTLKGLFDFLKELDVSLPVSTQFLMLASEALRSPVTFIVIAILIFAAVIMGQRIWSSRDARKAIQAFLMRIPAVGDAIVSAEAENFALTLSLLYESGIPLLKAMEYTEKSSNSIILQETIAAARERLFSGCKLQDALKGSRFFPRMALVLLAAGEESGHISDMLRFAGTLFRTKLESALEMFAALMQPIVLLIVGILVGFVVISTMSPMLKVMEGLL; encoded by the coding sequence ATGAAGACCTTCTCCTACGTGGCGAAGAAGGAAGAGGGGGGCGAAGTGAGAGGCTCCCTCAAGGCCCATGATCTTGAGGAGGCCCGCATATCCCTCGAGGAGAAGGGGTTTTCCATAAGGAAGCTTATCGAAGTCGAGGGTCCTCCCTCCCAGGAAACGGCAAAAATCCCTCCGCACCACGAAGGGCCGAGAGAAAGCGCCGTCTCAGGAGCGGACCATCACGAGATTGAGCATCACCCTGCAAAAGCGCAGAGCGCCCCTCAGCAGCCGATGAAGCTCCGCGTAAGCGACGCACCGGCAGCCCAGAAGACTGACACTCCGCAGCCGATGAAGCTCCGCGTAAGCGACGCACCGGCAGCCCAGAAGACTGACACTCCGCAGCCGATGAAGCTCCGCGTAAGCGACGCGCCGGCAGCCCGCAAGGAAGACACCCCGCAGCCGTTGAAGCTCCGCGTGAGCGACGCGCCGGCAGCGCATTATGAAGTAAAGAAAGCCGATACCCTCGGGATGCACCAGGAGAGGCCGGCGGCACCAGAGACCTTCAAGTTCAAGGAAGAGCCCCGTCCCCACCAGGAGGAGCCCCACCCGTACCAGGAAGACATACCTCCCTTGACGCCTCCCCGCAAGGCTGCCACTCACGGCTATGAGCCGGAGAAGCACCAGAGAAGGGGCGCTCACTTTGAGGAAGTTGCCCATCTGCATCATAGAGAAATGACCAGGGCTCACCTTGAAAAGGAGGAAGCCCCGGAGAAAGCCGCCCCCCGGGGATCCCAGAAGGGAGGCTTCCTGGCAAGGCACATGCCCTTTTCCATGGAGCTTGTCGCCTGCTACCGCGAGCTTGCCGCCATGTACGGCTCAGGTATCACCATCGCCCGCGGCCTGAACCTTCTTGCCGTCCAGGCCCAGCATCCGCTCGTGTATGAAGCGCTCACAAGCTGCCGGGATATTATTGAGAAGGGCGGGAGCCTCTCCCTTGCATTTTCCCAGAACAACAGAGTATTTCCGCCTCTCTATGGAAGGCTTCTCCATGCCGCGGAAAACTCCGGGAGCCTCCAGGAGATGCTTAACCGTATTGCCGAGCACGCGGAAAAATCCTACAAGATGCAGATGAACATACGCTCGGCCCTGGCCTATCCCATCTTTGTCCTGATCCTCTGCCTGGCTCTTCTCATAATCGGCCCTGCCTTCACCCTGAAAGGCCTCTTTGACTTCCTGAAGGAGCTCGATGTGAGCCTTCCCGTTTCCACGCAGTTTCTCATGCTTGCTTCAGAAGCGCTGCGGTCACCTGTCACCTTCATTGTCATTGCGATCCTTATATTCGCAGCCGTTATCATGGGACAGCGGATCTGGAGCTCCAGGGACGCCCGGAAGGCCATACAGGCTTTTCTTATGAGAATCCCTGCGGTGGGCGATGCCATAGTCTCTGCAGAGGCGGAAAACTTCGCCCTGACACTTTCTCTTCTTTATGAATCGGGGATACCGCTCCTGAAAGCCATGGAATACACGGAAAAAAGCTCGAATAGCATCATCCTCCAGGAGACCATAGCCGCGGCCCGCGAGCGTCTTTTCAGCGGCTGCAAGCTCCAGGATGCCCTGAAAGGCTCGCGCTTCTTCCCCAGAATGGCCCTTGTGCTGCTCGCTGCCGGCGAGGAATCGGGCCATATAAGCGATATGCTCAGGTTCGCGGGCACCCTCTTCCGCACGAAGCTTGAATCGGCCCTTGAGATGTTTGCCGCTCTCATGCAGCCCATAGTGCTCCTTATCGTGGGCATACTGGTAGGCTTCGTGGTCATCTCCACGATGAGCCCCATGCTGAAGGTCATGGAAGGACTTCTTTAG